The following are encoded in a window of Clostridia bacterium genomic DNA:
- the dnaG gene encoding DNA primase: MSNKQEWTNFIDELKSKNDIVDVISSYTVTTQKGRAFWALCPFHGEKTSSFAINKEGQYYKCFGCGVSGDVIKFVQDIEGCTFMEAVEILAKRVNMPVPVSQQNDDAVAKKHKLRQTCYDVCLASARHYHDNLVGNQGKLAREYLISRGINSLTTNVFGLGYSLGFDQLPSYLASQNISYIDAVNAGVIAKGRNDTYYDCLYNRLIVPLINISGDVIGFGGRTLGSDKTIAKYKNTQDTLAHEKNKNLFGINLVKKNKPVGRLNSIIVLEGYMDVISLYQCGITNAVASMGTSLTKEQAKLLKRLTDNVYICYDGDSAGQSATIRGLDILKDAGVEVRVISLPNKLDPDEFVRKEGVEQFKLLVDKALPLIDYKLKVLQDIYPINSPNIVKQQEAKRKFLASAISIVKGLDAVDKESYCKLLAEKTQINLDFIKKEVYSLQAVAQTTSDETTKISKESSALCFIAKSLLANKPYATLVEKLSLPLLPELDTIFSYIYQCRQCGKQTKIGNIFDLGIKDRQIIDNIVSEDELTQEEQVKYYNDCLIEVEVYQLVNKLESIMVIYQNTNDITKKQDIMRQIQQLTKQIRIAKQKKGEI, translated from the coding sequence ATGTCAAATAAACAAGAATGGACAAATTTTATAGACGAACTGAAAAGTAAGAATGATATTGTCGACGTTATTTCTTCTTACACCGTCACTACTCAAAAGGGGCGAGCATTTTGGGCTCTCTGCCCTTTTCACGGTGAAAAAACATCTTCATTTGCAATCAACAAAGAAGGGCAGTATTACAAATGTTTTGGGTGCGGGGTGTCAGGCGACGTTATTAAATTTGTTCAAGACATAGAGGGCTGTACCTTTATGGAAGCAGTAGAAATATTAGCTAAACGTGTAAATATGCCTGTGCCTGTTTCTCAGCAAAACGACGACGCAGTCGCAAAAAAACACAAATTAAGACAAACTTGTTATGATGTTTGTTTAGCGTCGGCAAGGCATTATCACGACAACCTAGTAGGCAATCAAGGCAAATTAGCTAGGGAATATCTCATAAGCAGAGGTATAAATTCACTGACAACGAATGTTTTTGGATTAGGCTATTCCTTAGGATTTGACCAGTTACCTAGTTACTTAGCCAGTCAAAACATAAGCTACATAGACGCTGTTAATGCAGGGGTGATTGCAAAAGGGCGAAATGATACATATTATGATTGTCTTTATAATCGTTTAATCGTTCCTTTAATCAATATTTCGGGCGACGTTATAGGGTTTGGCGGTAGAACGCTCGGTAGCGACAAAACCATAGCGAAATATAAAAATACGCAGGACACTTTGGCGCACGAAAAAAACAAAAATTTATTCGGTATTAATCTTGTCAAAAAAAATAAGCCGGTAGGCAGACTTAATAGCATTATTGTGCTTGAAGGTTATATGGACGTAATATCGCTATATCAATGCGGTATTACTAATGCGGTAGCCAGTATGGGTACTTCGCTTACAAAAGAACAGGCTAAACTTCTTAAACGTTTGACCGATAACGTATATATCTGTTATGACGGCGATTCGGCAGGGCAAAGCGCAACCATAAGAGGCCTAGATATTCTCAAAGACGCCGGCGTTGAAGTTAGAGTTATTAGTTTGCCAAATAAGCTTGACCCCGACGAATTTGTTAGAAAAGAAGGCGTAGAGCAATTTAAACTTCTTGTTGACAAGGCTTTACCTTTAATCGATTACAAATTGAAGGTTTTGCAAGATATTTATCCAATTAATTCGCCAAATATTGTAAAACAGCAAGAGGCAAAACGCAAATTTTTAGCGTCGGCGATAAGTATAGTTAAGGGACTTGACGCAGTCGACAAAGAATCTTACTGTAAATTGCTTGCCGAAAAAACGCAAATTAATCTCGACTTTATCAAAAAAGAAGTGTATTCTCTCCAAGCTGTCGCTCAAACAACTAGCGACGAAACAACAAAAATTTCAAAAGAGAGTAGCGCTCTTTGCTTTATTGCAAAGTCACTGCTTGCAAATAAACCTTACGCAACGCTTGTGGAAAAATTATCTCTACCGCTTTTGCCCGAACTTGACACAATATTTAGTTATATTTATCAATGTAGACAATGTGGCAAACAAACTAAGATAGGCAACATCTTTGACTTAGGTATCAAAGACCGTCAAATTATTGATAATATCGTTAGCGAAGACGAATTGACCCAAGAAGAACAAGTTAAATACTATAATGATTGTTTAATCGAAGTTGAAGTGTATCAACTAGTCAACAAGCTTGAAAGCATTATGGTAATTTATCAAAATACCAATGACATAACTAAAAAACAAGATATAATGCGACAAATTCAGCAACTAACCAAACAAATTAGAATTGCTAAACAGAAGAAGGGAGAAATTTAA
- the rpoD gene encoding RNA polymerase sigma factor RpoD yields the protein MIDELIKNIVEDIKRMSEIKGYVTYSEIEEKLEKVEFSPDQNAEVYKLLEDSNITIVDILEVKDDDLLKNVADVPIDDPVKMYLKDIGKVPLLSGDEEVELAIRMQNGDQEAKQQLSEANLRLVVSIAKRYVGRGMLLLDLIQEGNLGLIKAVEKFDYTKGFKFSTYATWWIRQAITRAIADQARTIRIPVHMVETINRLTRISRALLQEYGREPTPQEIAKAMDITEDKVIEIQKISQDPVSLETPIGEEEDSHLVDFIEDNKTIQPSEVAANTMLKEQLIAVLHKLTPREEMVLRLRYGIDDSRPRTLEEVGKEFNVTRERIRQIEAKALRKLRNPSRNKRLKDYLD from the coding sequence ATGATTGACGAACTTATCAAAAACATAGTAGAAGACATTAAACGAATGAGTGAAATCAAAGGATACGTTACTTATTCCGAAATCGAAGAAAAACTTGAAAAAGTTGAGTTCTCGCCCGACCAAAATGCCGAAGTTTATAAATTGCTAGAAGATAGCAACATTACAATAGTCGACATTTTAGAAGTAAAAGACGACGACTTACTTAAAAACGTAGCAGACGTGCCGATTGACGACCCTGTTAAGATGTATCTTAAAGATATAGGCAAAGTACCTTTGCTTAGTGGCGACGAAGAAGTCGAGCTAGCGATACGTATGCAAAATGGCGACCAAGAAGCTAAACAACAACTTAGCGAAGCTAACCTAAGACTTGTTGTTTCTATTGCAAAACGGTACGTAGGCAGGGGAATGTTGCTACTTGACCTTATTCAAGAGGGCAACTTAGGTTTAATTAAAGCCGTTGAAAAGTTTGACTATACTAAGGGCTTTAAATTTTCGACTTATGCGACTTGGTGGATAAGACAAGCTATCACTAGGGCGATTGCCGACCAAGCTCGCACTATTCGTATTCCTGTGCATATGGTCGAAACAATCAACCGTCTAACTAGAATTTCACGCGCATTACTTCAAGAATATGGCAGAGAACCAACTCCGCAAGAGATTGCCAAAGCTATGGACATAACCGAAGATAAGGTTATCGAAATACAAAAAATTTCACAAGACCCCGTAAGTCTTGAAACTCCAATAGGCGAGGAAGAAGACAGTCACCTAGTTGACTTTATTGAAGACAACAAGACCATTCAACCAAGCGAAGTTGCCGCTAATACTATGCTTAAAGAACAACTTATTGCAGTATTGCATAAACTTACCCCACGTGAAGAAATGGTGCTTCGCCTAAGATACGGCATTGACGACAGCCGTCCCCGTACTCTTGAAGAAGTCGGCAAAGAATTTAACGTAACAAGAGAAAGAATTAGACAAATAGAGGCAAAAGCTCTGCGTAAATTGCGTAATCCTTCACGCAATAAAAGACTTAAAGATTACCTTGATTAG
- a CDS encoding tRNA (adenine(22)-N(1))-methyltransferase TrmK, protein MTKRQLAIIELLPTCNVLCDVGCDHGIIGAQALATNKAKKVIFTDISAPSLNKARLLCQNVNLTNCEFICQDGLGNIACDCAVIGGMGGLEILDILRQATTLPEMLLLQPMRSLETLRQEIIKNYKILVDKIVFDKKYYNLLLLVKGSDSLTHSELIFGRSNINTNNPDFKIYLEHELKKCDTILQKTSLNNVISRREQILLLLNKEQI, encoded by the coding sequence ATGACTAAACGACAACTTGCAATAATTGAGTTATTGCCTACTTGTAATGTTTTGTGCGACGTTGGGTGCGACCACGGAATAATCGGCGCTCAGGCTCTTGCCACAAATAAGGCAAAAAAAGTTATTTTTACCGATATTTCTGCGCCTTCGCTAAATAAAGCTAGATTACTTTGTCAAAATGTCAATCTAACTAATTGCGAGTTTATTTGTCAAGACGGCTTAGGCAATATCGCTTGCGATTGCGCTGTAATCGGCGGAATGGGCGGACTTGAAATATTAGATATTCTAAGGCAGGCTACAACTTTACCCGAAATGCTGTTACTTCAACCTATGCGTTCGTTAGAAACATTAAGGCAAGAAATTATTAAAAACTATAAAATTCTTGTCGACAAAATTGTGTTTGATAAAAAATATTACAATTTATTGTTGCTTGTTAAAGGGAGCGATTCTTTAACGCATAGCGAACTTATATTTGGAAGAAGCAACATAAACACAAATAACCCGGACTTTAAAATATACTTAGAACACGAACTAAAAAAATGCGATACAATTTTACAAAAAACCTCACTAAATAATGTAATAAGCAGACGAGAACAAATTTTGTTACTGCTTAATAAGGAGCAAATATGA